One Spinacia oleracea cultivar Varoflay chromosome 4, BTI_SOV_V1, whole genome shotgun sequence DNA segment encodes these proteins:
- the LOC130472529 gene encoding auxin-induced protein 22D: MERSNGNSSSHEDTELRLGLPGTNGSEKKRLFSEMNEESTSGVEDCHDNILIPQPKVQAIGWPPIRSYRKNCLQVTKSQEERTRMYVKVSMDGAPYLRKIDLKQYKDYKELLRALEAMFKFNGIEYEQTYEDKDGDWMLVGDVPWEMFIGSCKRLRLVKGSESNGLA; the protein is encoded by the exons ATGGAAAGGAGCAACGGAAACTCGAGTTCTCATGAAGATACCGAATTGAGATTAGGGTTACCGGGAACTAATGGATCTGAGAAGAAACGATTGTTTTCTGAAATGAATGAGGAGTCTACTTCTGGTGTAGAAGATTGCCATGACAACATCCTAATTCCACAACCAAA GGTTCAAGCAATCGGATGGCCTCCAATTAGATCTTACCGGAAAAATTGCCTTCAAGTCACAAAATCACAAGAAGAACGCACAAGAATGTACGTGAAGGTTAGCATGGACGGAGCTCCTTATCTAAGAAAGATAGATCTAAAACAATACAAAGATTACAAGGAACTCCTAAGGGCCTTAGAAGCCATGTTCAAATTTAATGGTATAGAGTATGAACAAACTTATGAAGACAAAGATGGAGATTGGATGTTGGTTGGAGATGTTCCTTGGGAAATGTTTATTGGTTCTTGCAAAAGGCTTAGATTAGTGAAAGGATCTGAATCAAATGGCTTGGCCTAA